In Myxococcus virescens, a single window of DNA contains:
- a CDS encoding ankyrin repeat domain-containing protein, with amino-acid sequence MTEQQLELEKLIRQIDDLHYIQTYHRVEMPEAEYRQSLAKAERKNAEVVTQIRARLASGVSLDFETINGHSPMMIAVPQNNVEVIQLLMEYGADIRAGSNYEFPIHRAAEFGADRVVRFFIEQGIDPRLKTEGGRSVLSVARASRHSKNVGPLLVELLKKTKDQRGPPPKKAKELSEERVTQYLTGDAPTGVNPTTWEQLRAFMESVFVEEYSVTIDQLYAGIAEHGNTNAPLVFATIDLIRQVSTRAPASKTLKKVSKNPFVHHGDLVVEGPLKVLSLLVTGNLTVKGKASNFEGCQLFVGGDFECDSFQTEGPVIIGGNLKASTVDAFYNDYSLDVRGVLTADRLVIEKHQVLAGRFDVKERIEK; translated from the coding sequence ATGACGGAGCAGCAGTTGGAGCTCGAAAAGCTCATCCGGCAGATTGACGACCTCCACTACATCCAGACCTATCACCGGGTCGAAATGCCGGAGGCCGAGTACCGGCAGAGCCTGGCCAAGGCGGAGCGCAAGAACGCCGAGGTGGTGACTCAAATCCGCGCACGGCTCGCCAGCGGCGTCAGCCTGGACTTCGAGACCATCAACGGGCACTCGCCGATGATGATCGCCGTCCCCCAGAACAACGTCGAAGTCATCCAGTTGCTCATGGAGTACGGCGCCGACATCCGAGCGGGTTCGAACTACGAGTTCCCGATTCACCGGGCCGCGGAGTTCGGCGCTGACCGCGTCGTGCGGTTCTTCATCGAGCAGGGCATCGACCCTCGGCTGAAGACGGAGGGGGGCAGGTCGGTGCTCTCCGTCGCCCGCGCCTCGCGGCACAGCAAGAACGTGGGCCCCCTGCTCGTGGAACTCCTGAAGAAGACCAAGGACCAGCGAGGCCCTCCGCCCAAGAAAGCGAAGGAGCTCTCCGAGGAGCGCGTCACCCAATACCTGACAGGGGACGCTCCCACGGGGGTCAACCCCACGACGTGGGAGCAGCTCCGCGCGTTCATGGAGAGCGTCTTCGTCGAGGAGTACTCGGTCACCATCGACCAGCTCTACGCGGGCATCGCGGAGCACGGCAACACGAACGCCCCGCTCGTCTTCGCCACCATCGACCTCATCCGGCAGGTCTCCACGCGGGCCCCCGCGAGCAAGACGCTCAAGAAGGTGTCCAAGAACCCCTTCGTCCACCACGGCGACCTGGTGGTGGAAGGCCCCCTGAAGGTGCTGTCGCTCCTGGTGACGGGGAACCTGACGGTGAAGGGCAAGGCCTCCAACTTCGAAGGGTGCCAGCTCTTCGTAGGCGGTGACTTCGAATGCGACAGCTTCCAGACCGAGGGCCCCGTCATCATTGGAGGGAACCTCAAGGCCTCGACCGTAGACGCCTTCTACAACGACTACAGCCTGGACGTCCGGGGCGTGCTGACGGCGGACCGGCTGGTGATTGAGAAACATCAGGTGCTGGCCGGACGTTTCGACGTCAAGGAACGCATCGAGAAGTAA
- a CDS encoding lysylphosphatidylglycerol synthase transmembrane domain-containing protein: protein MKRAVKLLASLLVTFLFMWWAFRDTDWATQLASLKSANYAWLVPYFGCLLAIHVFRTLRWGCLLSGLEHVPFRKLNEASGIGFMMLLVLPFRLGEFARPFLIAQRSGIRRSAAMTSVVLERIVDGLFVAAMLRALLFFVPTETPEIRYVKLGSWLMFAVFGGGLAFLLFGLWQQQRTVNLVRATVGRLAPQVADKVADIVDTFVGAMRQLPKGRQVALFFLYTALYWGVNGAGMSMLANAFDCSGAAPGTVCEPMDLTLFQAYVVLGVLVVGLMIPAAPGMMGTFQAATKVGLSLFLPAAAVNASGLAYANVMWLSQTVQQVGLGLILLSMGHLSFKDIAGKLDDKDGEAAAPSA from the coding sequence GTGAAACGTGCCGTCAAACTCCTGGCCAGCCTCCTGGTCACCTTCCTCTTCATGTGGTGGGCCTTCCGGGACACGGACTGGGCGACGCAACTGGCCAGCCTGAAGTCGGCCAACTACGCGTGGCTGGTGCCGTACTTCGGCTGCCTGTTGGCCATCCACGTCTTCCGCACCCTGCGCTGGGGCTGCCTTCTGTCGGGACTGGAGCACGTCCCGTTCCGAAAGCTGAATGAGGCGTCCGGCATCGGCTTCATGATGCTGCTGGTGCTCCCCTTCCGCCTGGGCGAGTTCGCGCGCCCCTTCCTCATCGCGCAGCGCAGTGGCATCCGCCGCAGCGCGGCCATGACGTCCGTGGTGCTGGAGCGCATCGTGGACGGCCTCTTCGTGGCGGCGATGCTGCGAGCGCTGCTCTTCTTCGTGCCCACGGAGACGCCGGAGATTCGCTACGTCAAGCTGGGCTCGTGGCTGATGTTCGCGGTGTTCGGCGGCGGTCTGGCGTTCCTCCTCTTCGGCCTCTGGCAGCAGCAGCGCACGGTGAATCTGGTGCGCGCCACGGTGGGCCGGCTGGCGCCGCAGGTGGCGGACAAGGTGGCGGACATCGTCGACACCTTCGTGGGTGCCATGCGGCAGCTGCCGAAGGGGCGGCAGGTCGCGCTCTTCTTCCTCTACACGGCGCTGTACTGGGGCGTGAATGGCGCGGGGATGTCCATGCTGGCCAACGCCTTCGACTGCTCGGGCGCGGCGCCCGGCACCGTCTGCGAGCCCATGGACCTGACGCTGTTCCAGGCCTACGTCGTGCTGGGCGTGCTGGTGGTGGGGCTGATGATTCCGGCGGCGCCGGGGATGATGGGCACCTTCCAGGCGGCCACGAAGGTGGGCCTGAGCCTCTTCCTTCCGGCCGCCGCGGTGAATGCCAGTGGGCTGGCCTACGCCAACGTCATGTGGCTGAGCCAGACGGTGCAGCAGGTGGGCCTGGGCCTCATCCTGCTGTCCATGGGGCACCTGTCGTTCAAGGACATCGCCGGCAAGCTGGACGACAAGGACGGCGAGGCGGCGGCACCTTCCGCCTGA
- a CDS encoding tyrosine-protein phosphatase, with translation MSGFVDLHCHLLPGVDDGARTLDDALEMARALVDLGFSTVAPSPHARPEYAPVEVVDVRRAELAEALERERIPLALGRNAENVLDDAFLRGLSTPQARKLGPGRYVLVELPYTAPVPALPDILFRIRTKGVVPLLAHPERCLEFERKGRAAEAVRAGALLQLDIGALIGRYGGTAKKLSRAFLDDGLYAVGATDLHGPVGARDWVGRSLAELRSRAGEASFARLMKDNPAILLAGESLESDPD, from the coding sequence ATGAGCGGCTTCGTCGACCTGCACTGCCATTTGCTGCCCGGCGTGGATGACGGGGCACGCACGCTGGACGACGCGCTGGAGATGGCGCGCGCGCTGGTCGACCTTGGCTTCTCCACCGTCGCCCCCAGTCCACACGCGCGCCCCGAATACGCCCCCGTGGAGGTGGTGGACGTGCGTCGTGCGGAGCTGGCGGAGGCCCTGGAGCGCGAGCGCATCCCGCTGGCGTTGGGGCGCAACGCCGAGAACGTGCTCGACGATGCCTTCCTGCGAGGCCTCAGCACGCCCCAGGCCCGAAAGTTGGGCCCGGGCCGCTATGTGCTCGTGGAGCTGCCCTACACCGCGCCTGTCCCCGCGCTGCCGGACATCCTCTTCCGCATCCGCACCAAGGGCGTGGTGCCGCTGCTGGCGCATCCCGAGCGCTGCTTGGAGTTCGAGCGGAAGGGCCGCGCCGCGGAGGCCGTGCGAGCTGGGGCATTGTTGCAACTGGACATCGGTGCGCTCATCGGCCGCTATGGCGGCACGGCGAAGAAGCTGTCGCGCGCCTTCCTGGACGACGGGCTCTATGCGGTGGGCGCCACGGACCTGCATGGGCCCGTGGGGGCCCGGGACTGGGTGGGCCGCTCGCTGGCGGAGCTGCGGAGCAGGGCAGGGGAGGCGAGCTTCGCCCGCCTCATGAAGGACAATCCCGCGATTTTGTTGGCCGGGGAGTCACTGGAGTCCGACCCGGACTGA
- a CDS encoding agmatinase family protein, with product MATHFDPSAAAQPDSGVFGLPHSPEEAHVVLIPVPFEATTSYGGGTSEGPTAVLEASRQVDLFDVETGRPYERGIAMLPEPQELRDWNTRAKERAQVVIEAGGIHSGEAALIQAAQDVNVLCDQMNEHVYRTTKHWLDQGKRVAAVGGDHSISYGIIRAHAEKYPGMGVLHLDAHADLRVAYEGFTWSHASIMYNVAERIPGVKTLVQVGLRDMSAEEYQYIADSNGRVHGFFDATLQNKRFDGVPWNRQVDEMVALLPKQVYLSFDIDGLDPVLCPHTGTPVPGGLSFAEAVALIAGVVRSGRTIVGFDLTEVAPDPDGGEWDGNVGARLLYKMIGWMLKSQQA from the coding sequence ATGGCTACCCACTTCGACCCCAGCGCCGCCGCCCAGCCGGACTCCGGCGTGTTCGGCCTCCCCCACTCCCCGGAAGAGGCGCACGTCGTCCTCATCCCCGTTCCCTTCGAGGCCACCACCAGTTACGGCGGTGGCACGTCCGAGGGGCCGACCGCCGTCCTGGAAGCCAGCCGGCAGGTCGACCTCTTCGACGTGGAGACGGGTCGTCCCTACGAGCGTGGCATCGCCATGCTCCCCGAGCCCCAGGAACTGCGCGACTGGAACACCCGCGCCAAGGAGCGCGCCCAGGTCGTCATCGAGGCCGGTGGCATCCACTCCGGCGAGGCCGCACTGATTCAGGCCGCGCAGGACGTGAATGTCCTCTGCGACCAGATGAACGAGCACGTCTACCGCACCACCAAGCACTGGTTGGACCAGGGCAAGCGCGTGGCCGCGGTGGGCGGTGACCACTCCATCTCCTACGGCATCATCCGCGCGCACGCGGAGAAGTACCCCGGCATGGGCGTGCTGCACCTGGACGCGCACGCCGACCTGCGCGTGGCCTACGAGGGCTTCACCTGGTCCCACGCGTCCATCATGTACAACGTCGCGGAGCGCATCCCCGGCGTGAAGACGCTGGTCCAGGTGGGCCTGCGCGACATGAGCGCGGAGGAGTACCAGTACATCGCGGACTCCAACGGCCGCGTGCACGGCTTCTTCGACGCCACCCTCCAGAACAAGCGCTTCGACGGCGTGCCCTGGAACCGGCAGGTGGATGAGATGGTCGCCCTGCTCCCGAAGCAGGTCTACCTGTCCTTCGACATCGACGGGCTGGACCCCGTGCTCTGCCCCCACACGGGCACCCCGGTGCCCGGCGGACTGTCCTTCGCCGAGGCCGTGGCCCTCATCGCCGGCGTGGTCCGCTCCGGGCGCACCATCGTGGGCTTCGACCTCACCGAGGTGGCCCCCGACCCCGATGGCGGCGAGTGGGACGGCAACGTCGGCGCCCGGCTTCTGTACAAAATGATTGGCTGGATGCTGAAGTCGCAGCAGGCCTGA
- a CDS encoding NAD(P)H-quinone oxidoreductase, whose protein sequence is MKVLRITRPGGPEVLAEEERPEPVPGPGEILIRVRASALNRADLLQLRGHYPAPPDVAPDIPGLEYAGEVVAVGPRARRFQPGDRVMGLVGGGAWSELLVTHEREAMPIPDGMDFADAAAIPEAYLTAFDALVLQGELKPGETVLVHAVASGVGSAAALICQAMGARVVGTGRNAAKLARAADWGVARTVLCDARPPRFADAVREETGGRGADLCLDLVGGSYVPETLNALAPRGRLMLVGLVAGAATEVNLGTVLTKRLRVTGTVLRSRPLEEKIALAQSAERHLLPLFRTGALRPVIDAVVPRADIRQALERMAGNDSVGKLVVRWA, encoded by the coding sequence ATGAAGGTTCTTCGCATCACCCGTCCTGGAGGCCCCGAGGTCCTCGCCGAGGAAGAACGTCCCGAGCCCGTCCCAGGCCCAGGGGAGATTCTGATCCGGGTGCGGGCGTCCGCGCTCAACCGGGCGGACCTTCTGCAGCTTCGTGGTCACTACCCCGCCCCGCCGGACGTGGCACCGGACATTCCAGGCCTGGAGTACGCGGGCGAGGTGGTGGCCGTGGGCCCGCGCGCACGGCGCTTCCAGCCCGGCGACCGCGTCATGGGACTGGTGGGCGGAGGCGCGTGGTCGGAGCTGCTCGTCACCCATGAGCGAGAGGCGATGCCCATCCCCGATGGGATGGACTTCGCCGACGCGGCGGCCATTCCGGAGGCGTACCTGACCGCGTTCGACGCGCTGGTGCTCCAGGGCGAGCTCAAGCCCGGCGAGACGGTGCTCGTCCACGCGGTGGCCAGTGGCGTGGGCTCGGCGGCGGCGCTCATCTGCCAGGCCATGGGCGCGCGCGTGGTGGGCACCGGCCGCAACGCGGCGAAGCTGGCCCGCGCGGCCGACTGGGGTGTGGCTCGCACGGTGCTGTGTGACGCCAGGCCGCCGCGCTTCGCGGACGCGGTGCGCGAGGAGACAGGCGGCCGGGGCGCGGACCTGTGCCTGGACCTGGTGGGCGGTAGCTACGTGCCGGAGACGCTGAACGCCCTGGCGCCCCGGGGGCGGCTGATGCTGGTGGGGCTGGTGGCGGGCGCGGCCACCGAGGTGAACCTGGGCACGGTGCTGACGAAGCGGCTGCGTGTCACCGGCACCGTGCTGCGCAGCCGTCCGCTGGAAGAGAAGATCGCGCTGGCGCAGAGCGCGGAGCGGCATCTGCTGCCGCTGTTCCGCACAGGGGCGCTGCGGCCCGTGATAGACGCGGTGGTGCCGCGCGCGGACATCCGACAGGCGCTGGAACGCATGGCCGGCAATGACTCGGTGGGCAAGCTGGTGGTGCGGTGGGCGTGA
- a CDS encoding DNA gyrase inhibitor YacG: MSTLTCPICQKPVPPRGENAAFPFCSKRCRAVDLGRWLGEEYRVPDRQADEQEDELPADSHPARQHGDA, encoded by the coding sequence ATGAGCACCCTGACGTGTCCCATCTGCCAGAAGCCCGTTCCCCCGCGCGGGGAGAACGCTGCCTTTCCCTTCTGTTCCAAGCGCTGTCGCGCCGTGGACCTCGGCCGGTGGCTCGGCGAGGAGTACCGCGTCCCCGACCGGCAGGCGGATGAGCAGGAGGACGAGCTGCCCGCCGACAGCCACCCGGCACGCCAGCACGGCGACGCATGA